AGCTGTTATTAAAATATCCAAAACCGTCATTGACGGTAAATTTGAAGGCGGCAAGACCACTGTTCTCGGTTTGAAAGACAACGGTGTGGGACTTGCTGATACTTCCAAGAAAAACGTTCCTGAGGATGTTCTTAAGAAAGTGGACGAGTTCAAAGACAAGATCATTAAAGGTGAAATCAAAGTCCCTGAGCAATAACATTCACCTGACATTTTCGATATAATTTAAATACTCCCGGGCAGTTTTTATTAAACCTGCTTCAGAGTGTATCTGATAAGAAAAGCTCCGCTTCCGGAGCTTTTCTTACCCTATTATAAAATAGTAAGTGAAGGGTGATGAAATGAACGCAGTGCCCCCTGTCGTTGAATTGAAGGGAATTACCAAACGTTTTCCTGGCATTGTTGCTAACGACTCTATAAGCCTTCAGTTAAAAAAAGGCGAGATTTATGCGCTTCTCGGGGAAAACGGAGCGGGGAAGTCCACACTGATGAACATTTTATTCGGCCTTTATCAGCCGGATGAAGGGAGTATCGAAGTCAACGGGCAGCCTGTTACCATTGATAGTCCTAACAAGGCCATTGATCTTGGTATCGGCATGGTGCATCAGCATTTTAAACTGGTTCAGCCATTTACGGTTACGGAAAACATCATTCTTGGCATGGAACCTAAAAAAGGCCTGAATATAAATCATAAATCAGCTTCAAGAAAAGTAAAGGAACTTTCTGAACAATATGGTTTAAAAATCAACCCGAACGCCAAAATTCAGGATATCTCAGTCGGTATGCAACAGCGTGTTGAAATTGTAAAAACCCTTTACCGTGGTGCAGACATTCTGATTTTCGACGAACCTACAGCTGTTCTTATCCCCCAAGAGATCAGGGAACTGATGATTATCATGAAAAGATTGGTGGCAGAAGGAAAATCCATTATTTTGATTACACATAAGCTGAAAGAAATTATGGAAATTGCCGATACTGTTACGATTATCCGCAGAGGAAAAGTGATTGATACTGTTCATGTGGGTGAAACGAGTGCCGAACAATTGGCAGAAAAAATGGTTGGCCGCCAGGTCAGCTTTAAAGTTGACAAGCAGCCTGCCAAGCCGGACAGCCCCATTTTGGAAGTGAAAGGCGTAACTACAAAGAATAAAGAAGGCGTAAACGCCCTGAACGGCATTTCCTTTCATGTCAAAGCAGGTGAGATTCTGGGTATTGCCGGCGTAGACGGAAATGGACAAAGCGAATTGATTGAAGCTCTTACGGGTTTAAGAAAGATTGATGACGGTTCCATAAAAGTAAAAGGCCAGGAGATTGCTAATCAAAGGCCGCGCATGATTTCCGAATCCGGGGTATCCCACATTCCGGAAGACCGTCATAAGCATGGCCTTGTACTTGACTTTGCAATGAATGAAAACATGGTTCTGCAAACCTATTTCCATAAAGAGTATAGCCGTAATGGCTTTTTGAACTATGATGCGATAAATAAACAGGCACAACGTTTAATTGAAAAGTTTGATGTCCGGACACCGGGTTTAGAGACTAAAGCCCGCTCCCTTTCCGGGGGCAACCAGCAGAAGGCGATTATTGCCCGTGAAATTGACAAGGACCCGGATTTTCTGATAGCTGCCCAGCCTACCCGGGGTCTTGACGTGGGTGCGATTGAATTTGTCCATAAGGAGTTGATCGAACAAAGGGACAAAGGAAAAGCGGTTCTTTTGGTTTCCTTTGAGCTTGATGAAATTTTGAATGTTTCCGACCGGATTGCCGTTATTTATGAAGGTCAGATCGTTGGCGAAGTGCTTCCGGACCAGACAAACGACCAGGAACTGGGACTCATGATGGCCGGAAGCAAAAAGCATGAACAGGGGGGGACAGGAAGTGAGCAGTAAGATATTCAAAACATTCCAAAGCAACTCCCTTATCATCCCGTTAGTATCCATTGTACTTGGTATTCTCACGGGTGCCCTGGTCATGCTGGCAGGAGGATATAATCCTATTGATGCCTATTTGGCTTTATTAGATAAAGTATTTGGAAGCCTGAACGGTTTTGGTGAAACCATCCGTGCCATCACTCCTCTGCTGTTCTGCGGTTTGGCCGTAGCTTTTGCTTTCCGGGCGGGGCTGTTCAATATCGGTGGAGAAGGCCAATTCATGGTCGGGATGACCGCAGCAACTTTAATTGGGGTAAAGCTGGATCTTCCGGCGATTATTCATGCACCACTTGCCGTTATCGTCGGCGGGCTGGCCGGTGGATTGTGGGCGGCCATTGCCGGTTTCCTTAAAGCAAACCGCGGTGTCAATGAGGTTATAACCACGATCATGCTGAACTGGACAGCTCTTCACCTTTCGAACTATATGATCAATACATTCCTGCTGGAGCAAGGCCAGCAGCGTTCGGAAGCGATTCATGAGTCTGCTTCCGCCAGCCTTATCTGGCTATCTGATTTTATGGGAAGTGCCCGGTTGCATTGGGGTACCCTAATTGCCGTACTGGCGACAGTTTTCTTCCATATTTACCTGAACAAGACTAAACAGGGATATGAGCTGAGGGCAGTAGGCTATAATATTCATGCTGCTCAATATGCCGGAATGAACGTGAAACGAAATATTGTGAAAGCGATGTTTATCAGTGGTATTTTTGCCGGTTTGGCGGGAGCTTTCGAGGTGCTCGGCGTATTCCACTATCAAGTAATATCAGCTGCGCTTCCAGGATACGGCTTTGATGGTATTGCCGTAGCCCTGTTAGGCATGAATAATCCGATTGGAGTTTTCCTCTCAGCAGCTTTATTTGGTATCCTGAACTATGGGGCAAGCGGAATGAGTTTTGCCGCAGATGTACCGCCGGAAATTATGCGTGTTGTGATCGGGGCCATTATCTTCTTTGTAGCTGCTCAAGGCATTGTCCGTGCCTTGATCGCCCCATTTTATTCCAGGCGCAAGAAAGAGAGGATGCAGTAGATGGATTTAACACAATTAGGCATGTTGGTGAACACGACACTTGTTTTTTCAACGCCCCTCATCCTCGCGGCGTTAGGCGGCATGTTCTCTGAACGTTCCGGTGTTATCAATATCGGTCTGGAAGGACTAATGATATCCGGAGCTTTCGCATCCGCGATTGTAACGCTATACACTCAGGACGCCGGAATGGAGTCAGCTTCTTTATGGCTTGGGATGCTGGCAGCAATGGTACTTGGAATTTTATTTTCGCTCATCCATGCCGTGGCCTCTATTCAGTTTAAAGCAAATCAGGTGGTTAGCGGGGTTGTCATCAATTTTCTGGCCGCCGGCGCCACGGTGTACATGGTGAAAGTACTGTTTGACGGAGCCGGACAAACGGAAACGATCTCAGCTCCGTTCAGCAAAATAAGCATTCCTTTCTTATCGGATATTCCTTTCCTGGGGGAAGCGTTCTTCCACGCTTATCCTCCGATGTATTTGGCTATTATTCTGGTCTTTGTATGCTGGTATGTCCTGTTTAAGACACCATTTGGCTTGCGTCTCCGTTCGGTAGGCGAACACCCGAGCGCAGCCGATACGGTAGGAATCAATGTAAATAAATACCGATACATTGGCGTTATGCTTAGCGGTGCACTTGCGGCTCTTGGCGGCGCTACGCTGACCTTGACGACAACAAGCAGCTTTTCTCATAATACCGTTTCCGGACAAGGGTTTATTGCCTTGGCAGCATTGATCTTTGGGAAGTGGCATCCGATCGGGGCAATGGGTTCCGCCATCTTCTTCGGATTTGCTCAGGCAATCAGCCTGCAGGCCCAACTGGTTCCTTGGATCGCCGGTCTGCCTAAGGAGTTCCTCTACATGCTTCCATATATCCTGACCATTCTCGTTTTGGCAGGTGCCGTTGGCGGGCGGGGTAAAGCTCCTTCCGCGCTGGGCGAACCGTACGATCCGGGAAAACGATAATACCTAAACCGTATCTCCACTTCGGAGATACGGTTTTTTCTTTATAAGCAACGATATTTCCGGGGTACGAGGTTATGCCCGGGAAACATTATGAAATATTACTTCATAGAATGAAACAAAAGGAGGATAGAGTTCATGCCAATTGATTTTCATTCGGATTCAAATCGTTATTCCTATGCAGGAAGAACAGCTTCTCTTGAGTGGAGAAGGGTACACTCCATTCCAAGCCCTGTCAGTTTTCCTTCCGAATGTGCTTTATGCTATCCCGGTATTCGGTAGGTGCACATTTGTAGAACCGTTTAAACTGTTTAGAGAAGTATAGGGGATCATGAAAGCCTACGGATGAAGCGATTTGTTCGATCGTAAGCTCCATCCGCTGACGCAAAAGAAACCTGGCTTTATCAATGCGCAGTTTGAGCAAGAAAGTCACAGGAGTGAGCCCGGTTTCCTGCTTAAAAATGCGTGACAGGTAGGCACGGTTATAGCCGAGATTATCAGCCATTGTTTCTATGGATATGTCTTCGGCATATTGGGTTGATAGATAGTGAATGGCTTTCTGTACTGTTCTGCCTGACTCTGAGGAAGTACGCATTCCTATACCCGTTTTCGGATAAATGGCTTCACAAAGTTCGCCGAACAGTACATACAGGTATCCAAGCGCCTTTTGATGGGCGCCTTCTTTTTTGTCCTGAAGTACACTTAATATCGTGGAAAATAATTCGGATACGTTCTGATTATCCCTCGTATGCACAATGCAACGGGAAGATGAAAATCCGGTTTTCTCCAGAGCCTCCGGTACGCCTTTTCCCTGAAAAGCCACCCATCTGTACATCCACGGATTTACCTGATCGGCCTCATACCGCACAAGCTCCTCAGGTTCAATCAGGAACGTGTCTCCTGCTTTTAGTTCTAATTCTTTGCCCCTGTACATGAAGATACCTTTGCCGGATATAACATGATGCATCAGATAATAATCACATAATCTTGGTCCAATCTGGTGCCCTGGTCTGGTCTGGCTCTCTCCGGAGAATAGGACCGTAATGTATGAGGCGGAGTCAGGGTCCGAATTGGAAGCTACGGTATACGTCTCCCGATACATAAAGGTTCACCTCGTCTAAACATCTGATACGATAAATATAGCATGATGAGGTTTTTTTCTGTAGAGCAAACCTCATATTTGTCCATGTCGTTCTAACATGCCTCCATTTAGTTCAAAACCGTCTTTCTGTATACTGATAGCAGATCGTTTAATAATGAAAGATGCTCTGTACCAAAATATACCTTATATCATTAAGGCGGTGCTTTCATGGCTAACCTTCAGGCATTATACGAACAATTCCTTACTTTGTACGGCGAGAGCC
This Paenibacillus larvae subsp. larvae DNA region includes the following protein-coding sequences:
- a CDS encoding ABC transporter permease, whose product is MSSKIFKTFQSNSLIIPLVSIVLGILTGALVMLAGGYNPIDAYLALLDKVFGSLNGFGETIRAITPLLFCGLAVAFAFRAGLFNIGGEGQFMVGMTAATLIGVKLDLPAIIHAPLAVIVGGLAGGLWAAIAGFLKANRGVNEVITTIMLNWTALHLSNYMINTFLLEQGQQRSEAIHESASASLIWLSDFMGSARLHWGTLIAVLATVFFHIYLNKTKQGYELRAVGYNIHAAQYAGMNVKRNIVKAMFISGIFAGLAGAFEVLGVFHYQVISAALPGYGFDGIAVALLGMNNPIGVFLSAALFGILNYGASGMSFAADVPPEIMRVVIGAIIFFVAAQGIVRALIAPFYSRRKKERMQ
- a CDS encoding ABC transporter permease, giving the protein MDLTQLGMLVNTTLVFSTPLILAALGGMFSERSGVINIGLEGLMISGAFASAIVTLYTQDAGMESASLWLGMLAAMVLGILFSLIHAVASIQFKANQVVSGVVINFLAAGATVYMVKVLFDGAGQTETISAPFSKISIPFLSDIPFLGEAFFHAYPPMYLAIILVFVCWYVLFKTPFGLRLRSVGEHPSAADTVGINVNKYRYIGVMLSGALAALGGATLTLTTTSSFSHNTVSGQGFIALAALIFGKWHPIGAMGSAIFFGFAQAISLQAQLVPWIAGLPKEFLYMLPYILTILVLAGAVGGRGKAPSALGEPYDPGKR
- a CDS encoding AraC family transcriptional regulator yields the protein MYRETYTVASNSDPDSASYITVLFSGESQTRPGHQIGPRLCDYYLMHHVISGKGIFMYRGKELELKAGDTFLIEPEELVRYEADQVNPWMYRWVAFQGKGVPEALEKTGFSSSRCIVHTRDNQNVSELFSTILSVLQDKKEGAHQKALGYLYVLFGELCEAIYPKTGIGMRTSSESGRTVQKAIHYLSTQYAEDISIETMADNLGYNRAYLSRIFKQETGLTPVTFLLKLRIDKARFLLRQRMELTIEQIASSVGFHDPLYFSKQFKRFYKCAPTEYRDSIKHIRKEN
- a CDS encoding ABC transporter ATP-binding protein produces the protein MNAVPPVVELKGITKRFPGIVANDSISLQLKKGEIYALLGENGAGKSTLMNILFGLYQPDEGSIEVNGQPVTIDSPNKAIDLGIGMVHQHFKLVQPFTVTENIILGMEPKKGLNINHKSASRKVKELSEQYGLKINPNAKIQDISVGMQQRVEIVKTLYRGADILIFDEPTAVLIPQEIRELMIIMKRLVAEGKSIILITHKLKEIMEIADTVTIIRRGKVIDTVHVGETSAEQLAEKMVGRQVSFKVDKQPAKPDSPILEVKGVTTKNKEGVNALNGISFHVKAGEILGIAGVDGNGQSELIEALTGLRKIDDGSIKVKGQEIANQRPRMISESGVSHIPEDRHKHGLVLDFAMNENMVLQTYFHKEYSRNGFLNYDAINKQAQRLIEKFDVRTPGLETKARSLSGGNQQKAIIAREIDKDPDFLIAAQPTRGLDVGAIEFVHKELIEQRDKGKAVLLVSFELDEILNVSDRIAVIYEGQIVGEVLPDQTNDQELGLMMAGSKKHEQGGTGSEQ